The DNA segment GACCTGACCGTTCTGCCTCAGCGTCACTCAACTCCCCAGTGGCAAGCGTGACCAGCACATCCCCACGTTGGTGCCGCTCAAGCAACTTGTTGAACAACGCGTCTGCGTCGAAAGGTGTGTCCGCACTTCCATGAAGGCTCACGCGCTCGGGGATCCAGCCAGTCAGTGCGTGCAGGTCGATGTTCTGCAACGGGCAAATGTTGCCACACAAATGTTCACGGAGATTCAAAATTAAGAATAGCACTACACAAATAAAACATGTACGAGAAGGATAGCACAGGTGCCAACTTCCGATTGATTTTTATTGCCAGAAACCTAGACCAAAGTAAACTTCGGCACATgcacgttcacacacacacacaaatacaataACCAAACAAGCTTCGCAACCATACAATCGGTGTGAGCACATGGGATCGGCATGTTGCCTTGCCAAAGCTGCGGGGCCGGCCAAGACAAGCCAAGACATAGGCCGAAGTGCACAAGCACATCCAGAATTTGCCATGTCAGGTTGCTCTTGCCAAGCATTTTACATTTTTTCTACCAGAACACATACTGTGAACTGCCAAATACACATATCTTCACTTCACTGTCTCGGATATTACATGTTCAGTCTTGTTGTTACAATAGAATACTCATCTGAAATAAAGCACGCCCAACCTAATTTTAGATTCACTTCGTTGTAATTTTGATGTTCGACTTTAATGAGGATTGTCTCTAGTTTGCACAACATGAAGGGAAACCACTGAAAAAGAGTATATCAAAAACATCATTACTCACAGAGTTCGAGCCAGGGAAGTCGTAGCCACCCATGACCTTCATGTAAGCCTTCTCCAGCAGTGAGACCCAAAACTCGTTCTTGTTGTTTGAGTACGAGCACAGCATCTCTGAGCTCTTGCCCATTGGCAAGTAATCATCAATGACCACCTGACAGGGGTTGTACCCAAGAAAGTTAATTGACAAGAGTAAAATTAATTAATAGGTAAaggttgaaaagaaaattttaaaaaatatatattacctTTCTCGGCACACCATTGATGTTAAGCTTGACAGTGTATTTGCCACAAGGATTGTACACTGGCTGCCCCTGTCGATTTTGTGGGAAAATTATGCTGAAACGAAACAAAGCATGAATCAAACACGCACCTAAGTTCTTAGCAAAAAACATGGGTAAGCATCTAATTTGAGTTGCAGAATGACAGCCGGGTTTATAAAGCCCACTTCGCCGCAATGCATCCGTGTTCTGCGGTAAAGCACAAGGACGCCACGAAGACTGTTTTGGTTTTGTATCCGATTGCACTGACAATTTGTGGCTTTTTATTTTTAATTGTGGGCCAGAGTTATTGCTTGAAGATTTTCCTAGGGCAGGCTGAAAACAGGTATTTTTGTTTGAGGTCACCATAGTGGTCAGGCGCGTATGTGCTGACTGGGCAAATTTgaattatctggcaaaggccaattttaggacaaaataacgaaagtttgggcccacAGAAATGATTGGGCGCCGGTCGGGACTTTCGGTCtggatcgaattaaccgaaaaatcgAATTAACCGAAGTCGCATTAACTGAGGTCTATCATTTTATCAGGCAAACAGAAAATTGTTGCAGAAACTGTTTCTTAATTTGTCCAGTAAGAGTTGATCATTAGATAGACTGCCATAAAGCGATACTCCCAGCTGGTACACCTTACCCTAAATGCAGAGAAGTGAAACATTTAGGTGCACATCCAGCAACAAGTGTAACTGATCTTATTACATTGAAATGCTCACTAACACTGCAAAGCTGGCAAGTGCACAATGTAATAGTCTTGACCTAAGCATAGGAATAGCACCACCGAACGAGGTGTTCCTTTTTCGGCGCAGAAAGCTTGAAAGATTTGCTTTGAAAACTGGGTGAGAGAAGCACACACAATGTTATGAAAATACAACTTGGTGCTGATACAGTTGCCAGACTTAGCAGATGTGCAGTGGCTAGGAAGCAGGAGTGGTTTCTCTTATAAAAATTCCTACAACTGCATGAGTAAGCAGCTTCAGTGTCACATAAATATATTTTGTCTCATGTTAACAAAGTGGTATTTTTAAAGAAATTTAACAAAAATGGAAAGGATATTAATTATTTTCCAAGATGGACTGCGCATCGAAGTCCGAGTTCAAACAAATAAAAGACACATAAATACACTACACTGCCCTGCTAGGCCTACTTGATTTAACATGCCCCAAGTCTTTGACAGATGGTACGGTCACAACAGTTCTCTGCATTCTGAACATAATTTTGTTATTTGACTTTGCAGCTTAAATCACAATACATTATGCACACAGCATTTCACAGTTAGGTAAATAGCATCGTTAATGCTAAAACAAGTAGTACAAATTCAACAAGCCATCAACTTTATAGGAAAGACTTGCTAATATGATCTGTTAAGCAGGCATCTATTACAGAAATGTCGGTGAGCCTTCAacgtaaaaattaatctgctaaCTTCTGAAATACTAACAAGGTACCAACCCTATACACTAAATACACCTAAAGAATATCCATGCCCTTACCCTGTAATAATTTTCTTCTTGAACCGTTTTTCGTAGAGGCCACTCACAGCCAATGATGCCACAAATGAGCAGTCCGAAACAACTGTCTGTGAAGAGAACAAATGACAAAATTATATGGCCAAGAGCAATTTAAAACATAAGCTGGCAAAGGCCAAGTCATAATCAAGAATTATGTTCAAACTTCAAGAAGAAGACACGAGATACACTTGGTGGTAACGCATTTATATCCAGTGCAATTTCATATAGCCTGTTATGCTGGCTAGATACGAGAGCAGATGTAAAGCACCTACTCCAGAATTTCAACTTTCgatcaagaaaagaaacataaaGGTCGCCTGAACACAGTGAATGGATCCAAAACTGGGTGTGGATGCAACATACTCCAATATGTGTACTTGCTTACAGCTGTCCCAATGTGCTCTATCTCATTTAAAATGCACTGTGCAGCAGCTGTAACTGTTCTTTTCCTTCTGTATCCCCAccctctttctttttcagcaaaCCATACCCCACCTTTCATATAGAGCTAATTTACTAACATAAAATGGGCAGCCCTGCTCTGAAGCTGTGAGGTATACAGGGATGGTAACGATTACAAGCAACAAAATAAGCAATAAAGCAAAATGAACATGAATGCTTCAGAACTCAAACCCCAATTCAGTAAGGCAAGGAGATCATATGCTATGCAGCGCTCTTGCTTGTGGATAATGATGAACATAGAACATGTTTAGGTCTTGTCAATTATGCAACTGTTTCTACACTACTATATGGTGTACATTATAGGTAACACTGTAAAATGGTGCCTCTGGAAGACTTAGCCGATCCCTGCCATTGTTGTTAGCTTTCTGCTGAAAAATATCTAAATGCACGAGTGATGGCCTCACTCTTGCCAATATTTTAGTAAGGTGTCCTTAGTTTACTACTGCACTCCTAAGGATGCAGGTTGCATTATTCCAGCCAACTTCTCTTGCCTGTTTTAAACAAACATTGCATTCTACTACACCATGCCAGTCTAATGTGACCAGTCATACCTGGCGAATGCTGAAGCAGTCCACCACCTCAATGATCTTCGGGTCGTGTGACAGCTCCTCGAGGCGTGCCCAGTGGCTGAATGAAGCACGCTGTTTGGGCGACAGGGACAGCTTGCCGTCTGGGTCACAGAATGGCAGCTTGAATGCAAAGCGGTCCCGCTTGTCTGTCTCCAGGAAGGGGACATACTCCCGACCGTTGATCACAGATGTCTTCCTGGGCCGGGTGCGAGGCTCACAACATGGCACAGCATTGGCACATCACTGTACACCACCATTCACACATCACGGAAGTCTGCAACCATTCCCATGTTTCTCCTTCTCTTTTAGCATAACATACTGCACTTTGTAACAATGAGTAGGGCAAAATCAATTAAATTCTGTAGCCCTTGTAGTGCCTGCGTAGCGGTAATTTAATTAGCAGTAATTTATTGTATGGTGAGCCATCAGTGTTTAATCAACAATAATGAAGTCGCATCTAAGCACGCAGCTCTGCGTGCTCGAACAAGAAATGATTGGACCAGCTGCGTTCAGTGATTTCATCAGTGTTCGACCGACTGGAATAAAGAATCCCACTATTGTATGTGATAGAGAAAAAGAAGGGGAAGGAGAGGCCACGAGCCTATTCACAGTTCTCACTTTTCAGTAGAAAGCTGAACTGTCCCACGGGCATGGAAAATGTGCATTTCTGTATGTAACATACATGCATTGACACGCTTTCTAGCATCTAGTATTCTGTTGCATAGATATTTTGTTCCTCAATTTGACAATGATATCAGAGCATTAGGCACAGCAGAGGCATAAAAGAGTGAATACCAGTATGCTGGAAGACGTATCCAGATGCAGAATATTAATGGCGACCATCTTGCAACGCTTTGCTCAACTACAACACATCGTAAATATTCTTGTTGCACGATTTTTCTAAAAAGAAAAACCAGGGGATTCTCTAGATCTTTAGAGGGTGGGAAGGAGCACAAAATTTTGTGCATATTCCCACACACTGAGTAATTACTAACTTGCCCAACAATGCACACAGCTAAGATACCCTGGCCGCTCATAACCTCGCTGCTGACACGTTTACAGTGTTGCGATTTACCTGTTTATGAGCAGGTAAATTGAATACACACTGAAAAGCCTGCTGTAATGTTAATGATTATTAGTGCAAACAAAGCAGCTACAGTTAAACTTTGTTACACTGAACACCACATTTATCTAAGTTTTCAGATTAAGGAACATTCAGAAATGCTTTGCTGACTGTTTATGCATGTGACTGCTTACGCACATGGACAAATGTAAAGCTGTGTCTGGTGGTCAGTGGCATTCTTGTGGGGATGCCACACAGCTTGCACTTTCTGGACAGTGTCATTTACACACATTTGTGTTATGGGACAGTTCAAGTGTCCACCTTAAGCAAGACACTTGTGGTGCTCACGGCaaggaatgcaagaaaaaaagaaaaagaacactacGCTTTGGAGGCGACATGGACGTTTCGCCTTGTCAGTATTTTTGTGGGTGTCATTGTTTCATTTGTGCATGCCACTGTCACTATATGGTGCATCAGTGGTGCGTGGCAGCCGAACAGAGGCATTTAGTACAGCGTTCCCCGTTGCCAACGCATGGCCAACACTAAATGCTGTGCAGCCATCTGGTAGACAGAAATTAAATTATTTTGAAAACAAGTCATCGTTAGTATGGATCACTGAAGACTGAACAAAAGTAAATTTTACCACGTTCTTACTTTCTTAGTGCGAATGTGACAAAAGGCACCGGAGCCACAGTGATTTCATCTGAAGCAGGCGCACAGGAAACTGCAACATGCTCGCACTAACTGTAAAAGTTGtgcaaagcctgtgtgccacatatAAATGGTAATGCCCATTACGATATTTGTAAACTTTCCTGCTGCATTTGTGCATGCACACTCTGCATCTGCTATTTTATAGCATTTATGAGGGTTTTGCGAATGTGTCACAGGTGCTGTTGTTGCTTGGTCATGCCTCGCACTCAAAGAAGGCTCACCTGAGGACCTCAATCTCGTCACGCGTGTAACCGTCGTTGCCGCTGATGACCAGCTTGTTCCCTGCATCTCGCACATGCTCCCCATCAGCTCCGGGGAAGCTGAGGGAAGATGACGTGGTGGATGCCTCAGAGCTGAGTCTGGTGGTCAGTGACGTGCTGGAGGCCTTGCTGCTGCCAGAGGGTGGTGGTCTGGCCCCCTCAAGTATGGGTGCGGATGGGGCAGGTCGAATAATTGTGCTGCCACTGCCGCAGCTGCTTGCCAACTTGGCCTTCAGGCTTTCCGCCCTGCACACGCGCAAAGACAGTGTCATGTCCCAGTGAAAACAGGCATTCACTTCTGAGGAACTTAAGGACGGCATGtatttgggccagttggtgcgcaactggcccgctgcagtcgtttgactttgggaccctcgcctgTATACTATTAACAACCAACTATGTATCTTGaaagaataaactgaaactgaaactacaTGTGGGTAAAAAGCACGTGGGACACAGCAAGAGGAACAGGACAATACATTCAAAGCAGTGCAAGGATAGGACACAGTAAAAGCAACAGCTCAATGCGCTGTGCAACCAAATGTTATGCACCAACAACCAGCCCGAATGCATACCATCTGGAAGCTGGACAGTGGAGCATGAGGGGTGCCTTGATTGAGGGCTCCAGGTTAAACTTGACAACCTGCAGCTTATGGGATACTCAAAAAGCTCTGACCAAGCTCTTTGTTAGAGGTGTTTAAGTGCTGTTACAAGACTGGATCCAGAGGTAGACtgacttaactgaaagttcagcTGCTTCCAGAACAATCAGAGGAGCCAGGTGACAAGAATTATGCTGGATTCCATTGTACTCCCAGCTCGAAAGTGAGAATGCCCACACACTTTCAGCTGAAGTGCAGCACTCTGTATGAACTACGTGATTGTGTGCCGAGTACTTGATTTTGAATAGCCAAATGTAAAATGTGCCCCTATAGTGCTTGAAAGAAATCAGTTGAATGTAgcataaatctaagtgcatgagaATTTTTGCATTCCATCCCAATTTGAATGTGATCATTAGGGACATAGACCAAGCCCACTGCCTCTTGGTCAGGTCAGAAACAGGATAACACGCAAAGTACTTCGAAACTAACTGTTCAGTCAGAAAataatactaatactaataaataaacaaacaaataaataaataaataaaatttgcaCTCAAAAAGCTACGGTTCTGCTTCCCCACAGTCTAGGAATTGGATGCACCATAGTGCTCATGATGAACTACAATGCACAACCACTTAGCCACGCTCTTTCACTTTGTAGCTCATACTGAAGATCGCGATAGTATTGTAATATTACCGCCAAATAACACAAGCAGACATCTATGTAGTAGGATAATCCACAGTTAACCAACCTCTCAAGTCCTTGAGATGCAatgcttgttagcttctcatgaagGGCCTTGTCATCTGTAGCAGCTCTCTGTCCcaattgagaaaaagaaaaggaagaaagaagtgcCATAACCATCACGCACAAATAAACTGCCGAATTGCACCAAATTACTCAACATTACACTTAATTTGTGAGAATTGATCAGCAGTGAGAtaatattaaataattttttCACAAAAATTCACACTTCCATCATACCAGCTGCCACTGCAGCATGACATTATAACTGCAACACATTGCCTATTACTGTCTTAAGAACTAATGTGACAAAATGAATGTAGCTACCTAGAGTGGTAGATATCACATCACAAGTGCTTAGCTCTATACTTTTCACCCAAAATGATATTGTAACAGGTAATCAAAATGTTATTGCTTTCCTGGAGGGAAGTGGAGTCAAACTTCAacaataaacaagttgttttctgcagTGCAGGTAATGAGCAAACACATTATCTGTCTAAACGGCCATTTCCTGCCTTTTCTAAGCTTCCTAATGCCAGTTTGAAATGTTGTGCACATTATCTGTCTAAACGGCCATTTCCTGCCTTTTCTAAGCTTCCTAATGCCAGTTTGAAATGTTGTGCACATTATCTGTCTAAACAGCCATTTCCTGCCTTTTCTAAGCTTCCTAATGCCAGTTTGAAATGTTGTGCATGTCAGGAAAGTGAGATTAAAATAAAAACACACAAAATATCTCACATCCTCATTTTCACTGCTGTATGCTGATGAGGTTAAGGAAGAGGCTGATATATTGAGCTTTACAGTGAATATTCCTCTGTAATAATGTGACTTAACACTAACTTGCAAGCACTACATTCTTCCATAAAAACACATTACGTCAATAAAAAACTTCTTTATCTGCACTCATCCACCAGTCTATCATCCTTGCTAGTATCCACCTCATTGCAAAGCTTCTATATCAATCTGCTGGGAGTTTTGCACTTGCAACGATGCTGAACAAACTGGAACATCTCATCATTATAACTACCAATTCTCATGTTTAGACAAGCTTTAAGGATACCCAAATCACAACCATTGTACTTGTGCCATCATCCATTTGTGCCTTTCAAGAAGTCACACAGTGAAACCTGGTTTGTCAAACAACTAAATATAAAATATCACAATTTCGCCATAAGggtgaagcaatgaatgcgatagcaacatgttagaatattacatcaaatgtaagactcgtagctgcagtggcagtatgaattgaagtaaatgcaAGGTGACAAAGTAAAAAGGAGTTGTTGTGCTAGAGGTCCTCTGTGTGAATCCTGCTATCGGAcaatttcatttgtttattaatcaaaGCTAACATCTTTCCCAGCGACTTTcccaccacttttccgtatcagGTATGTTTGAAACCTCTCTCCTGGGCAGATCCCGGTGGTAGTGCACAGCCATGCCAataaaattgcatcattttcaggtttgagctctgttattgtttcacactttgAATATTTAagcctgagaagatttaagataaaaggtaTGCACTGTCAGTGTTTCGTTTtacgacatttgtttgtggattgccattctcaaaattcttaggattaattttgtcaagaatgtaaggcaCGGCATGAGCAATGTTAGAGATTGCATTGTGTGGCAATACCGCATGTCATACAGCACGGCATGACATATAGcatacgtatacttaaatatattCGAAATGTCACAGTGACGTCGACGGCAAAAATTAGCATGGAGTGCCCATATAGgcaattgctaccgcaataacaCGCTGGCTACAGCAAGTACACTATAAGTTCATGACAACGCTGTTGAATCTAAATGTAAGACTAGCTGCACTTTAAGAGATGCTAGTTAAGCAAACACTGACTATGGGGATTTTTAATCTTAACCAATGGTTTCAGAGTCTTTTCAACTTCTCCTTCAGGAGCAAGATTAGGAAGCTGCAGCAGATCTTTAATGATCCAGCTTGTGGCTCTGGTTGTTTCTTCACGATGTGACTCACCTTGCAAAGGCACTGTAAGTAAGTTAGTGACAACACTTCCAACTATTAGTTTAATGTCTTAGTGGCAGTCTAAATATGCCATGAAACGCTACTGCGCGTTGCTGAAGTCACCCCCAATGAAGGAGTCaaaagaactgcaaaatgttcagtTAAGAATTTAATAAACTTACTTGGCTGGTGTTTAATTTTGGCACGTTCAACTGGTTCCTACCATGCTTCGACTCAGTTTGCAACGACACGGAACCCTCTCAAGACTGGAGCCAGAGAAAGTCTGCCTAAACCTAACCCTAGGCTGCTCCAAGAGCAATCCGAGCAGCCATGTGAAAGGAATTAAGTCAGACCTCTATCACACTCCCAGCTCAAATGTGAGAGTGCTTCCAAGTGCTTGAGTGTGGCACTCAGAAAGAATCAGGCAAACAAATTTCAAGCACTGGATTTCAACCAGCTAAATGTAAAGTGCACCATTAAAGCTCTCAAACGCAATCAGCCGAATGTTTACCTTCAAGAGCGCGTAGTTGGGCTAAATGCTTCTATTCTATTTTGATGAGTAGCACAATGGCATGAGGGACAACTAAAGAAGGTGAGAAATGAACATAGCTATCGCTgccaggactttttttttttccgtgcctcGTCTCTGTTGCGTGGCTTTTTAAATTAGGTTAGCTAAAGTACAGTTATGCTACGAGAGAGGGCTTGTCCCTGTACTATACTTGGCCGGAAGGGGACGGGGAAGAGGAGTGTCCTTTGGGGCTGCGATGGCGTCCCCACGTGGAACGAAGTGCCCTCACCGCCTGCAGACAGAGCTCAACTGCCAGTGTGTACAGCTCGAGCGCCTCTTGGTAGTTGTCAGCCTCATCCTCATCCAGCGCTTGCGACAACAGGAACTTGGCCCTGTCCAGCTGGAGCTGCTGGTCATTGCTTGTGACGGGGAGATGTGTGCTTGACGCTGTGGCCACAACGCAAGAATCCCAGCCATTATGAGAATGACAGCTTAAGAAAGGACAAAAGCTCTTGTGGAGATGTCAACAGCACCATAG comes from the Dermacentor variabilis isolate Ectoservices chromosome 2, ASM5094787v1, whole genome shotgun sequence genome and includes:
- the LOC142571776 gene encoding calpain-7-like isoform X1 gives rise to the protein MGETSRAQFERDAVEFASRAVKFDLEGNPGPAAYYYREAAQALQSAMLSGSQVACISDKANEYLNRAEELIKLTSSTHLPVTSNDQQLQLDRAKFLLSQALDEDEADNYQEALELYTLAVELCLQAVRALRSTWGRHRSPKGHSSSPSPSGQRAATDDKALHEKLTSIASQGLERAESLKAKLASSCGSGSTIIRPAPSAPILEGARPPPSGSSKASSTSLTTRLSSEASTTSSSLSFPGADGEHVRDAGNKLVISGNDGYTRDEIEVLRKTSVINGREYVPFLETDKRDRFAFKLPFCDPDGKLSLSPKQRASFSHWARLEELSHDPKIIEVVDCFSIRQTVVSDCSFVASLAVSGLYEKRFKKKIITGIIFPQNRQGQPVYNPCGKYTVKLNINGVPRKVVIDDYLPMGKSSEMLCSYSNNKNEFWVSLLEKAYMKVMGGYDFPGSNSNIDLHALTGWIPERVSLHGSADTPFDADALFNKLLERHQRGDVLVTLATGELSDAEAERSGLVPSHAYAMLDVRHVQGRRLFLLKNPWSHLRWKGRFSERDTTSWTPALAQALRYDPHNAAMFDNGVFWIDYDSVCHFFDVAYLNWNPALFQYTYCTHRTWNAGTGPVKDLYNIGENPQFSLELSKSGCAVWILLTRHITDREDFANNREYICLLVYKNNGKKVYLPFDPPPYLDGVRINSPHYLCKMVVPKGGDTRYTLVVSQYEKNNTILYTLRAYSSCPFHLAPIGNPYKYVREEKHGLWTAATAGGCGNHPETYGRNPVYQVSLQSSHDNNQMLVSLKGPKQYQIGFDIVTVTVNNPSCSDFFARKGSGMFKSGFTVLELERVPAGVYNVIPSTFKPFQEGPFFLTVSATCPLKMSRIQ